In Opitutaceae bacterium TAV5, one genomic interval encodes:
- a CDS encoding ribokinase encodes MPTSSPFRFDLVGVGSPIMDLLARVPDVFLRHVHGAKGGMELVDAEEMGRLVSRLPALPATASGGAAANTASSAARLGLRVTFIGKLGSDTTAQAYREHFRQLGGDDSRFKYADLANARCLSLITPDGERTMRTCLGAAMTLGPGEISAADFFQCRHAHVEGYLLFNRALADTVLRSARAAGCTISIDLASFEVVNSSREWLLDHIRKGVDAVFANEDEIRALFPDAGPSPDYGKLAARLAALGPVTAAVKVGKKGAWVARGAELHHIEPRPALQVVDTTGAGDAWAAGFLSGWLRGWNIARAGALGSILGAECVQHLGPGIPDHRWEEINLEAGRLVSGLCPGECWR; translated from the coding sequence ATGCCCACGTCTTCCCCCTTTCGTTTCGATCTCGTCGGTGTCGGTTCGCCGATCATGGACCTTCTCGCCCGCGTCCCCGATGTGTTTCTCCGGCATGTGCATGGCGCCAAGGGCGGGATGGAGCTCGTGGATGCGGAGGAGATGGGGCGGCTGGTCTCGCGGTTGCCGGCCCTGCCGGCGACGGCGTCCGGCGGGGCGGCCGCCAACACCGCCAGCTCGGCGGCGCGGCTCGGGCTGCGGGTCACCTTTATCGGCAAGCTCGGTTCCGACACCACCGCGCAGGCCTACCGCGAACACTTCCGGCAGCTCGGCGGCGACGATTCACGTTTCAAGTACGCGGACTTGGCCAACGCCCGCTGCCTGTCGCTGATCACGCCCGACGGCGAACGCACCATGCGCACCTGTCTGGGCGCCGCGATGACGCTCGGGCCGGGCGAGATTTCGGCGGCGGATTTTTTCCAGTGCCGCCATGCGCATGTCGAAGGTTATCTGCTCTTCAACCGCGCGCTGGCCGACACCGTGCTCCGCTCCGCGCGCGCGGCGGGCTGCACGATCAGCATCGATCTGGCGTCATTCGAGGTGGTGAACTCTTCCCGCGAATGGCTGCTCGATCACATCCGCAAGGGGGTGGATGCGGTGTTTGCCAACGAGGACGAGATCCGCGCGCTGTTTCCCGATGCCGGCCCGTCACCCGATTACGGCAAACTCGCGGCCCGGCTGGCCGCGCTCGGGCCGGTGACGGCGGCCGTGAAGGTGGGCAAAAAAGGCGCCTGGGTGGCGCGTGGAGCAGAGCTGCACCACATCGAGCCGCGCCCGGCCTTGCAGGTGGTGGACACGACGGGCGCCGGCGATGCCTGGGCGGCGGGATTTTTGTCCGGCTGGCTGCGTGGCTGGAATATCGCCCGCGCCGGCGCGCTCGGATCGATTCTCGGCGCGGAGTGCGTGCAGCACCTCGGGCCCGGCATTCCCGATCATCGCTGGGAGGAGATCAATCTCGAGGCCGGCCGCCTCGTGTCCGGGCTTTGCCCGGGCGAGTGCTGGCGGTGA
- a CDS encoding phospholipase A has translation MAYSGMLPPGMTGFIVVQDTSGASGAVALQVSAEAAPPTSAAETAGAVAGSASAPAGDASPSGAGAATPGGGEAGAAGSPRRSARDLGLMANEPIYFSVGGGGGRNARFQFSLKYRPFGPGDDTVGGEHWWQDVYLAYTQTSVWDLHSDSKPFYDSSYRPSISYARHDAGSRILGGRFGYAGGFEHESNGQDGDESRSINILFLRPELRWGDLEDKRWQVTFAPRLYYYLDDGENDDIDTYRGYGDYYLSVEWADNLKIATTTRVGSGGHASILVDVSWPFARINDLIPIGWAHGYLHFQFFTGWGETLLDYNRRSDTQFRLGFMLVR, from the coding sequence ATCGCCTACTCCGGCATGCTGCCGCCCGGCATGACCGGCTTCATCGTCGTGCAGGATACCAGCGGCGCCTCGGGCGCGGTGGCGTTGCAGGTCAGCGCCGAAGCCGCTCCGCCAACCTCCGCCGCAGAGACGGCGGGGGCCGTCGCCGGCTCCGCATCCGCCCCTGCCGGCGACGCCTCTCCCTCCGGCGCCGGAGCGGCCACTCCCGGAGGTGGCGAAGCCGGAGCCGCCGGATCACCACGCCGCTCCGCCCGCGATCTCGGGCTGATGGCCAACGAGCCCATTTATTTCTCGGTCGGCGGGGGCGGCGGTCGCAATGCACGGTTCCAGTTCAGCCTCAAGTACCGTCCGTTCGGCCCCGGTGACGACACGGTCGGAGGCGAACACTGGTGGCAGGATGTCTACCTGGCCTACACACAGACGTCGGTCTGGGACCTGCACTCGGATTCGAAGCCGTTTTACGATTCCAGCTACCGGCCTTCCATTTCGTATGCGCGCCATGACGCCGGCTCCCGCATCCTCGGCGGCCGCTTCGGCTATGCCGGCGGGTTCGAACATGAATCCAACGGACAGGACGGCGACGAAAGCCGGAGCATCAATATCCTGTTCCTCCGCCCCGAACTGCGCTGGGGCGACCTCGAGGACAAACGCTGGCAGGTCACCTTCGCCCCCAGGCTGTATTACTACCTCGACGACGGCGAAAACGACGACATCGACACCTACCGCGGCTACGGCGACTACTACCTGTCCGTCGAGTGGGCCGACAATCTCAAGATCGCCACGACCACGCGCGTCGGCAGCGGCGGCCACGCCAGCATCCTCGTGGATGTTTCCTGGCCGTTTGCCCGGATCAACGACCTCATCCCCATCGGCTGGGCGCACGGTTACCTGCACTTCCAGTTCTTCACCGGCTGGGGCGAAACGCTCCTCGACTACAACCGCCGCAGCGACACCCAGTTCCGCCTCGGTTTCATGCTGGTGCGGTAG
- a CDS encoding histidinol phosphatase → MSEATALLYESHCHTPLCKHAIGEPWEYAAAAEARGLRGIIFTCHSPLPDGWSADVRMSPGEFEVYVEMIARTRERFAGRVDVRLGLESDFYPGVEPWLEKLHARAPLHHVLGSVHYQVGDYRRLYFKGDVFAYQQLYYDHLARSAETGLYDTLAHPDLIKNENPAQWDFARIRPFIERALDRIAATGVAMELNTSGLQKALPEMNPGPQQLQMMAERGIPVVIGADAHRPQRVGASYEEALRLLEAAGYREVSWFLDRKRRSVSIADALASLQG, encoded by the coding sequence ATGTCCGAAGCCACTGCGCTGCTCTACGAATCACACTGCCACACGCCGCTCTGCAAACACGCCATCGGCGAACCCTGGGAATACGCCGCCGCCGCCGAGGCGCGCGGATTGCGGGGGATCATCTTCACCTGCCACAGCCCCTTGCCCGACGGGTGGTCGGCCGACGTGCGGATGTCACCGGGGGAATTCGAGGTTTATGTGGAGATGATCGCGCGGACCCGCGAGCGGTTCGCCGGCCGCGTCGATGTGCGGCTCGGGCTGGAAAGCGACTTCTACCCGGGCGTCGAGCCGTGGCTGGAAAAACTCCACGCGCGCGCGCCGCTGCACCACGTGCTCGGCTCCGTGCACTACCAGGTGGGCGATTACCGGAGGCTCTATTTCAAGGGCGACGTTTTCGCGTATCAGCAACTCTACTACGACCACCTCGCGCGATCGGCCGAGACCGGGCTGTACGACACGCTGGCGCATCCCGACCTGATCAAGAACGAGAACCCGGCCCAGTGGGATTTTGCCCGCATCCGTCCCTTTATCGAGCGGGCGCTCGACCGCATCGCGGCGACCGGGGTGGCGATGGAGCTCAACACCAGCGGACTCCAGAAGGCGTTGCCCGAGATGAATCCCGGCCCGCAGCAACTGCAGATGATGGCGGAGCGCGGCATCCCGGTGGTGATCGGCGCCGATGCGCACCGCCCGCAACGCGTGGGCGCCAGCTACGAGGAGGCGCTTCGTCTGCTCGAGGCGGCCGGTTACCGGGAGGTGAGCTGGTTTCTCGATCGCAAGCGGCGGAGCGTGTCGATCGCCGACGCGCTGGCTTCGTTGCAGGGGTGA
- a CDS encoding indole-3-glycerol-phosphate synthase, whose product MSSGKQATPDKLTEIMAWKRQEVAPRLRAVSLDELAALDARLPRPPSFAAALRRPDGQLAVIAEIKRRSPSAGDIRAGASALDQARRYQAAGADALSVLTDAKYFGGTLDDLREVTAHFAKNPPARPCIRKDFMVHPVQVLEAREAGASAILIIVRALDDADIATLFAAAGAAGLDALFEIHNEAELDRALRHGARIIGVNNRDLSIFKTDLALSERLIPRFPREVVAVSESGIFTGADAARARACGAHAILCGEALMKAPDPAALIAEFRG is encoded by the coding sequence ATGTCTTCCGGAAAACAGGCAACACCCGACAAACTCACCGAGATCATGGCGTGGAAACGGCAGGAAGTGGCGCCGCGCCTGCGCGCGGTGTCGCTCGACGAACTGGCCGCGCTCGACGCCCGCCTGCCGCGTCCGCCGTCGTTTGCCGCGGCGCTGCGCCGGCCCGACGGACAACTCGCCGTCATCGCCGAGATCAAGCGCCGTTCGCCCTCCGCCGGCGACATCCGGGCGGGCGCATCCGCGCTCGACCAGGCGCGCCGCTACCAGGCAGCCGGGGCGGATGCGCTTTCCGTGCTCACCGACGCGAAGTACTTCGGCGGCACGCTCGACGACCTGCGCGAGGTCACGGCGCATTTTGCGAAAAACCCGCCGGCCCGGCCCTGCATTCGCAAGGATTTTATGGTGCACCCGGTGCAGGTGCTGGAGGCGCGCGAGGCCGGGGCGAGCGCCATCCTCATCATCGTGCGCGCGCTCGACGATGCCGATATCGCCACGCTTTTCGCCGCCGCCGGCGCCGCCGGGCTCGATGCGCTGTTCGAGATCCACAACGAGGCCGAGCTCGATCGCGCCCTGCGGCATGGCGCGCGGATCATCGGGGTCAACAACCGCGACCTCTCGATCTTCAAGACCGATCTTGCGCTCAGCGAACGGCTCATCCCGCGTTTCCCGCGCGAGGTGGTGGCGGTCAGCGAGAGCGGCATCTTCACCGGGGCCGACGCCGCCCGCGCGCGGGCGTGCGGCGCGCATGCGATCCTCTGCGGCGAGGCGCTGATGAAGGCGCCCGACCCGGCCGCGCTGATCGCGGAGTTTCGCGGATGA
- a CDS encoding RNA methyltransferase, protein MSVAANQKRVFLQLRSRLLPLDRRFPERLKDALSDRRFGGRDRRLYCELAFTAARLRRVWPEHDDDFIALVATACAATPDTAAFRAAFARGTGFFCQSRQSPAIPDAAPRRLPEHGQGCPCHLTDGKSVPRELFPAWALEPGRPAASPATAAALLSRAPLWLRLQTATPAGVAAVEAELAGRGWPVERFEALPTAWRLPPDAAVTSTESYRDGRVEVQDLGSQLLLETVAPAPGGRWLDACAGAGGKTLQLAQLLGPQGRVEAHDIRAAALAELRRRAQRGGFANIRTLATLPPAESEATEGGGYDGVLVDAPCSGTGTWRRAPHLMHCTTPEDITRAARRQRELLDRHAPRVRSGGLLVYATCSLCDEENSRVAAGFLEAHGDVFEVRPPVRTFGFAPDACGGLTILPERHDTDGFYVAAFRRRG, encoded by the coding sequence ATGAGCGTCGCGGCGAACCAGAAGCGTGTCTTCCTGCAACTCCGGTCGCGGCTGCTGCCGCTCGACCGGCGATTTCCCGAGCGGTTGAAAGATGCGCTCTCCGACCGCCGTTTCGGCGGGCGCGATCGCCGGCTTTACTGCGAACTGGCCTTCACCGCCGCCCGGCTGCGCCGCGTGTGGCCGGAGCATGACGACGACTTCATCGCGCTCGTCGCCACGGCCTGTGCGGCTACACCGGATACGGCGGCGTTTCGCGCCGCCTTCGCGCGTGGCACGGGCTTTTTCTGTCAATCCCGCCAATCGCCTGCGATTCCGGACGCCGCGCCGCGCCGCCTCCCCGAACATGGGCAAGGATGCCCCTGCCACCTCACGGACGGGAAGTCCGTGCCGCGCGAGCTTTTCCCCGCATGGGCGCTGGAACCGGGGCGGCCCGCCGCTTCTCCGGCCACCGCAGCCGCGCTGCTCTCGCGGGCTCCGCTCTGGCTGCGGTTGCAGACGGCGACGCCCGCCGGGGTCGCTGCGGTCGAGGCGGAGCTGGCCGGGCGAGGCTGGCCGGTGGAGCGTTTTGAGGCGTTGCCGACGGCATGGCGGCTGCCGCCCGATGCGGCGGTGACATCGACGGAGAGCTACCGCGACGGCCGGGTCGAGGTGCAGGATCTCGGCTCGCAACTCCTGCTCGAAACCGTCGCGCCGGCGCCGGGCGGACGCTGGCTCGATGCGTGCGCCGGAGCGGGCGGCAAGACCTTGCAACTCGCGCAGCTGCTCGGCCCGCAGGGACGCGTGGAAGCGCACGATATCCGCGCCGCCGCGCTTGCCGAGCTGCGCAGGCGGGCGCAACGCGGCGGCTTCGCCAACATCCGCACGCTCGCCACACTGCCTCCGGCGGAGAGCGAAGCGACGGAAGGCGGCGGTTACGACGGCGTGCTGGTGGATGCGCCGTGCAGCGGCACCGGCACGTGGCGGCGCGCGCCGCATCTCATGCATTGCACCACGCCGGAGGATATCACCCGCGCCGCCCGGCGGCAGCGCGAGTTGCTCGACCGGCACGCGCCGCGTGTGCGGTCGGGAGGGCTGCTCGTCTACGCGACATGCTCGCTGTGCGACGAGGAAAACAGCCGTGTGGCGGCCGGTTTTCTCGAAGCGCACGGCGACGTTTTCGAGGTGCGCCCGCCGGTGCGAACCTTCGGTTTCGCGCCGGATGCGTGCGGCGGCCTCACGATCCTCCCCGAGCGGCACGACACCGACGGTTTTTACGTGGCGGCCTTCCGCCGCCGCGGTTGA
- a CDS encoding phosphohydrolase → MSLFKNLRRLFTGAPAPRRRKSAEKSGFANFLESSRLVAGIIFAFTVVSIVLISFVGVSSHTLPVLPNQVASTRIAANEPFSYTSTVRTERLREQISDRVAPIYRIDPEPLARFELHLRAFHNELERIRSLPPAERGAALEKAVASFNARGTHRVSTADAAELLGVETGHALAALFDSGLSTLRAIYQGGIHDGASLSQSRVPDGSVAVFQVLRNDDEVISSRVESLEEALTFLRINLAAEITDRERSLALFRILRGGLIPNLVYDDAATRRSQERTLATLQPVVIKVARGETIIEPDTRVTPEQYEMLVAWRHHLVETGTLARDEGLQLAGRLLLVFAMVIASILYIRLEDAETLRSNGRLALLALVVVINLALVRGAFALGSLPFFLSNTAAASVLPYVAPVIIAPLVVAIMIDAGSGMFMALLIAIFASVIYGNRVDILVLAFVSSMVAVFAAQNTRKRSNVVRAATWAGLTMALAVLLLGLFDRLPWLVIAKQMGASLATGIASGVIVAGLLPVLEALFKRTTDITLLELTDYNHPLLRHMQMEAPGTYHHSLVVAQLAENAASAIGANPLLARVCALFHDIGKTNKPEYFMENQVDGVNPHDDNNPSLSALIIKSHVKDGVDLALKYKLPRAVIDVIQQHHGTTLIRYFFHRAVTKAGTTFTQPPFHLRGSGATPAPFAARGTASPVGPVRPDSRDPFSPGAGPGLQPAPVSETTYRYDGPTPRFKESAIIHLADGIEAASRSLRRVTPQHLGELIEQIVNDRIADGQLDDAPLTFAELTEIKESFSHTLLNMLHGRVAYPKADDTAAAETARDNGKAGRDAAAGDSEDEDGETREAKASPARETPPSATAPAGSGKPQKPPVV, encoded by the coding sequence ATGAGTCTTTTCAAAAACCTTCGCCGCCTCTTCACCGGAGCGCCCGCGCCGCGACGACGAAAATCCGCAGAAAAATCCGGGTTCGCCAACTTCCTCGAATCCAGCCGCCTCGTCGCCGGCATCATTTTCGCGTTCACCGTCGTCTCGATCGTCCTGATCAGTTTCGTCGGCGTCAGCAGCCACACCCTGCCCGTCCTCCCCAACCAGGTCGCCTCCACGCGCATCGCCGCCAACGAACCGTTCAGCTACACCAGCACCGTCCGCACCGAACGCCTGCGCGAGCAGATCAGCGACCGGGTGGCGCCCATCTACCGGATCGATCCCGAACCCCTCGCCCGTTTCGAACTCCACCTCCGCGCCTTCCACAACGAGCTCGAACGCATCCGCTCCCTCCCGCCCGCCGAACGCGGCGCCGCCCTCGAAAAGGCCGTGGCCAGCTTCAACGCCCGGGGTACCCATCGCGTGAGCACGGCCGATGCCGCCGAGCTCCTCGGCGTCGAGACCGGCCACGCCCTCGCCGCTCTTTTCGACTCCGGCCTGTCCACCCTGCGCGCCATTTACCAGGGCGGCATCCACGACGGCGCCTCGCTCTCCCAGAGCCGCGTGCCCGACGGGTCGGTGGCCGTTTTCCAGGTGCTGCGCAACGATGACGAGGTCATCTCCAGCCGGGTCGAGTCGCTGGAGGAGGCGCTCACCTTTCTCCGCATCAATCTCGCCGCCGAGATCACCGACCGCGAGCGCTCGCTGGCGCTCTTCCGCATCCTCCGCGGCGGCCTCATCCCGAATCTCGTCTATGACGACGCCGCCACCCGTCGCTCCCAGGAACGCACCCTGGCGACGCTCCAGCCCGTGGTCATCAAGGTCGCCCGCGGCGAGACGATCATCGAGCCCGACACCCGCGTCACTCCCGAGCAGTACGAGATGCTCGTCGCCTGGCGGCACCATCTCGTCGAGACCGGCACCCTCGCCCGCGACGAGGGCCTGCAACTCGCCGGCCGCCTCCTGCTCGTGTTTGCGATGGTCATCGCCAGCATCCTCTACATCCGGCTCGAGGACGCCGAGACGCTCCGCAGCAACGGCCGCCTCGCGCTCCTCGCGCTCGTGGTGGTCATCAACCTGGCCCTGGTGCGCGGCGCTTTCGCGCTCGGCAGCCTGCCCTTCTTCCTCTCCAACACCGCCGCGGCCTCCGTGCTTCCCTATGTCGCCCCGGTCATCATCGCCCCGCTGGTCGTCGCCATCATGATCGATGCCGGCTCGGGCATGTTCATGGCGCTGCTCATCGCCATCTTCGCCAGCGTCATCTACGGCAACCGCGTGGACATCCTCGTCCTCGCTTTCGTCTCCTCGATGGTGGCGGTGTTCGCCGCGCAAAACACGCGCAAGCGCAGCAACGTCGTGCGCGCCGCGACCTGGGCCGGGCTCACCATGGCGCTGGCCGTGCTCCTCCTCGGCCTCTTCGACCGCCTCCCCTGGCTCGTCATCGCCAAGCAGATGGGCGCCAGCCTCGCCACCGGCATCGCCAGCGGCGTCATCGTGGCCGGCCTGCTGCCCGTCCTCGAAGCCCTTTTCAAGCGCACCACCGACATCACGCTGCTCGAGCTCACCGACTACAATCACCCGCTCCTGCGCCACATGCAGATGGAGGCGCCCGGCACCTACCACCACTCGCTCGTCGTCGCCCAGCTCGCCGAAAACGCCGCCTCGGCCATCGGCGCCAACCCGCTCCTCGCCCGCGTCTGCGCGCTCTTCCACGACATCGGCAAGACCAACAAGCCCGAGTATTTCATGGAAAACCAGGTGGACGGCGTGAACCCGCACGACGACAACAACCCGTCCCTCTCCGCCCTCATCATCAAGAGCCACGTCAAGGACGGCGTGGACCTCGCCCTCAAGTACAAGCTCCCCCGCGCCGTCATCGACGTGATCCAGCAACACCACGGCACCACGCTGATCCGGTATTTTTTCCACCGCGCCGTGACCAAGGCCGGCACCACGTTCACGCAACCGCCCTTCCACCTGCGCGGCTCCGGCGCCACGCCGGCTCCGTTCGCGGCCCGCGGCACCGCCTCGCCAGTCGGCCCCGTCCGGCCCGACTCGCGCGATCCCTTTTCGCCAGGCGCGGGACCCGGTCTGCAACCCGCGCCCGTCTCCGAAACGACCTACCGCTACGACGGCCCCACGCCGCGCTTCAAGGAGAGCGCCATCATCCATCTGGCCGACGGCATCGAGGCCGCCTCGCGCTCGCTCCGCCGCGTCACGCCGCAGCACCTCGGCGAACTCATCGAGCAGATCGTCAACGACCGCATCGCCGACGGCCAGCTCGACGACGCGCCGCTCACCTTTGCCGAGCTGACCGAGATCAAGGAAAGTTTTTCCCACACCCTGCTCAACATGCTGCACGGCCGCGTCGCGTATCCGAAAGCCGATGACACCGCCGCCGCCGAAACCGCCCGCGACAACGGCAAGGCCGGCCGGGATGCCGCCGCGGGAGACAGCGAGGACGAGGACGGTGAAACCCGCGAGGCCAAGGCGTCGCCCGCCCGCGAGACTCCGCCGTCCGCCACCGCTCCCGCCGGCAGCGGCAAACCGCAAAAACCGCCCGTGGTGTAA
- a CDS encoding PhoH, translating to MPSRTLHFPSARHLSRLYAGRTDNLAHAEHALGVTLVTREDWLRVEAPADEAITRVEHLFHFLNEACSQGMQVRSPDFTRFVDLIARDGGEPLRELFARPLVVATHRKSIVPKSLGQKLYLQSILRQPLTFGIGPAGTGKTYLAMAAAVSALIKGEVERIVLTRPAVEAGEALGFLPGDLREKILPYLRPLYDAMHDMLDISEVEKLTEKGVIEIAPLAYMRGRTLPHSFVILDEAQNTTPEQMMMFLTRLGEESRMVVTGDITQIDLPRARQSGLVEIESILHDIPEIAFHHFSGADVVRHPLVHKIIDAYERYKNPITGEKNDS from the coding sequence ATGCCGTCCAGAACCCTCCACTTTCCCTCCGCCCGCCATCTTTCCCGGCTCTATGCCGGCCGCACCGACAACCTGGCCCACGCCGAACATGCCCTCGGCGTCACGCTCGTCACACGCGAGGACTGGCTGCGCGTCGAGGCGCCCGCCGACGAGGCCATCACGCGGGTCGAACACCTGTTCCATTTTCTCAATGAAGCCTGCTCCCAGGGGATGCAGGTGCGTTCGCCGGACTTCACGCGCTTCGTCGATCTCATCGCCCGCGATGGCGGCGAACCGCTCCGCGAACTTTTCGCCCGGCCGCTCGTCGTGGCCACCCATCGCAAGAGCATTGTCCCCAAGTCGCTCGGGCAAAAACTCTATCTCCAGTCCATCCTGCGCCAGCCGCTCACGTTCGGCATCGGCCCGGCCGGCACCGGCAAGACGTATCTCGCCATGGCCGCCGCCGTCTCCGCGCTGATCAAGGGGGAGGTCGAGCGCATCGTCCTCACCCGTCCGGCCGTCGAGGCGGGCGAGGCGCTCGGGTTTCTCCCCGGCGATCTTCGCGAAAAAATCCTCCCCTACCTCCGCCCGCTCTACGACGCCATGCACGACATGCTCGACATCAGCGAAGTCGAGAAACTCACGGAAAAAGGCGTCATCGAAATCGCTCCCCTCGCCTACATGCGCGGCCGCACCCTGCCGCACAGTTTCGTCATCCTCGACGAGGCGCAAAACACCACGCCCGAGCAGATGATGATGTTCCTCACCCGCCTCGGCGAGGAGTCGCGCATGGTCGTCACCGGCGACATCACGCAGATCGACCTGCCCCGCGCCCGCCAGTCCGGTCTGGTCGAGATCGAGAGCATCCTGCACGACATACCCGAAATCGCATTTCACCATTTCAGCGGGGCCGACGTCGTCCGCCATCCGCTCGTCCACAAGATCATCGACGCCTATGAACGTTACAAAAACCCGATCACGGGCGAAAAAAACGACTCGTAG
- a CDS encoding HIT family hydrolase codes for MQQLHPYWRMDYIEAPRSPALQRPFTELPALGDDRAAFIVYRSPLSYLMLNRFPYNPGHLLAIPFREVGDIEDLSAEERTDLFDIIVHGKRLLRTVMHPDAFNIGFNLGRASGGSIDHLHGHIVPRWNGDNNFMPVLGQTRLLPQALEQTWEKLVAAAQPTPETLKTEKSKN; via the coding sequence ATGCAGCAACTCCATCCTTACTGGCGCATGGATTACATCGAGGCGCCCCGTTCGCCTGCGCTTCAGCGCCCGTTCACCGAGTTGCCTGCCCTCGGCGACGACCGCGCGGCGTTCATCGTTTACCGCAGCCCGCTCTCGTACCTGATGCTCAACCGGTTCCCGTACAATCCCGGCCACCTGCTCGCCATCCCGTTTCGCGAGGTCGGCGACATCGAGGACCTCTCCGCCGAAGAACGCACCGACCTGTTCGACATCATCGTCCACGGCAAACGCCTGCTCCGCACCGTGATGCACCCCGATGCCTTCAACATCGGCTTCAACCTCGGCCGCGCTTCCGGCGGCAGCATCGACCACCTCCACGGCCACATCGTGCCCCGCTGGAACGGCGACAACAACTTCATGCCCGTCCTCGGACAGACCCGCCTCCTCCCGCAGGCCCTCGAACAGACGTGGGAAAAGCTGGTGGCGGCGGCACAGCCGACGCCGGAAACACTGAAAACCGAAAAGTCGAAAAACTGA
- a CDS encoding peptidyl-prolyl cis-trans isomerase, whose amino-acid sequence MSNTTEQEVAVISTAYGDITIAFWPDVAPKTVENFKKLAREGFYDGTAFHRIIKGFMIQGGCPNTKEGARGLPGTGDPGYKIKAEFNTKSHVRGVISMARAANPDSAGSQFFICHGDARFLDRQYTAFGELVAGDDVLEKIATVPTKSGGGGEKSTPIERIAVKTVRIETKS is encoded by the coding sequence ATGAGCAACACCACCGAACAGGAAGTCGCCGTCATCTCCACCGCCTATGGCGACATCACCATTGCCTTCTGGCCCGACGTCGCGCCGAAGACCGTCGAGAATTTCAAAAAACTCGCCCGCGAGGGGTTTTATGACGGCACCGCGTTCCACCGCATCATCAAGGGCTTCATGATCCAGGGCGGCTGCCCCAACACGAAGGAAGGCGCGCGCGGCCTCCCCGGCACCGGCGACCCCGGTTACAAGATCAAGGCCGAGTTCAACACGAAGTCGCACGTCCGCGGCGTCATTTCGATGGCTCGCGCGGCGAACCCTGACTCCGCCGGCAGCCAGTTTTTCATCTGCCACGGCGACGCCCGCTTCCTTGACCGCCAGTACACCGCCTTCGGCGAACTCGTGGCCGGCGACGATGTCCTCGAAAAAATCGCCACGGTGCCGACGAAGTCGGGTGGCGGCGGCGAAAAGAGCACGCCGATCGAGCGCATCGCGGTGAAAACCGTCCGCATCGAGACGAAGAGCTGA
- a CDS encoding lytic transglycosylase, with the protein MTPPGIPTTRTCHRRPCGSGPGKNRGCARAEAGASVWTLFFPCATTMLSRCFSLSFGLCLLLPAGLSSQDLLDDYELPSDEDIAEFAEAVRAHLPPETQEAAETALNRAVEQALQDGTLEDLARLRPQAEALLNQARQYPWAQPYADWLLARLDYLSMAAEALARARLASPTRPTETTVPGTPPPPPKRRPTAAEITRDLDAWKTRLAARPAPARAGKWVDEVKTVFTREGVPSEWVWLAEVESSWNPEAQSPAGARGLFQFMPKTAEHMGLSLDPEDERLQPEKSAEAAARYLKRLYGRFSSWPLTLAAYNAGEGRVARLLRKKEAGSFEAIADALPVETQMYVPKVLATVELREKIDPLTLPGPKPKS; encoded by the coding sequence ATGACCCCCCCCGGCATTCCCACAACCCGGACCTGTCATCGTCGCCCCTGCGGATCCGGCCCGGGCAAAAACCGCGGTTGCGCCCGGGCCGAGGCTGGGGCATCGGTGTGGACCCTGTTTTTTCCCTGCGCCACCACGATGCTCTCGCGTTGTTTCAGTCTCTCCTTCGGCCTCTGCCTGCTCCTCCCTGCCGGCCTTTCCTCGCAGGATCTTCTTGATGACTACGAACTGCCTTCCGACGAAGATATTGCGGAGTTCGCGGAGGCCGTCCGGGCGCACCTGCCCCCGGAGACGCAGGAGGCGGCCGAAACGGCTCTCAACCGCGCCGTGGAGCAGGCATTGCAGGACGGCACGCTCGAAGACCTCGCCCGGCTGCGTCCGCAGGCGGAAGCGTTGCTCAACCAGGCGCGCCAGTATCCGTGGGCCCAGCCTTATGCGGACTGGCTGCTGGCCCGGCTCGATTACCTGTCGATGGCCGCCGAAGCGCTGGCCCGGGCGCGGCTGGCCTCACCGACCCGCCCCACCGAAACCACCGTTCCGGGAACACCCCCTCCCCCGCCCAAACGCCGGCCGACGGCGGCGGAAATCACTCGCGACCTCGACGCATGGAAAACGCGGCTGGCCGCTCGCCCCGCCCCGGCGAGGGCCGGCAAATGGGTGGACGAGGTCAAAACCGTTTTCACCCGCGAGGGCGTGCCGTCGGAGTGGGTCTGGCTGGCCGAGGTGGAATCGTCCTGGAATCCCGAAGCACAGAGTCCGGCGGGGGCGCGAGGCCTGTTCCAGTTCATGCCGAAGACGGCCGAGCACATGGGGTTGTCGCTCGATCCGGAGGACGAACGGCTGCAACCGGAAAAGAGCGCGGAGGCGGCGGCGCGTTACCTGAAAAGGCTTTACGGGCGTTTTTCGTCGTGGCCGCTCACCCTGGCGGCCTACAACGCGGGCGAGGGACGCGTGGCGCGGCTGTTGCGGAAAAAGGAAGCCGGCTCCTTCGAAGCCATCGCCGATGCGTTGCCGGTGGAAACGCAGATGTACGTGCCCAAGGTTCTGGCCACCGTGGAGTTGAGAGAAAAAATCGATCCTCTGACGCTGCCGGGACCGAAACCGAAATCATAA